A single window of Halobacillus naozhouensis DNA harbors:
- a CDS encoding Parvovirus coat protein VP1-like protein → MPCFPGYRYCGPWCSGPGAPVNQLDALCMEHDVCYRKYGSKRMCDQVFLERIRPWMHHPGRMGRDARLMEAAMRFKIMW, encoded by the coding sequence ATGCCTTGTTTTCCTGGTTATCGATATTGCGGGCCATGGTGCAGCGGTCCAGGGGCTCCTGTAAATCAGTTAGATGCTCTCTGTATGGAACATGACGTTTGTTACCGGAAATACGGTTCAAAAAGAATGTGCGATCAAGTGTTTTTAGAGAGGATCAGACCATGGATGCATCACCCTGGAAGAATGGGAAGAGATGCACGATTAATGGAGGCGGCTATGAGATTTAAAATTATGTGGTAA
- a CDS encoding ketopantoate reductase family protein, with protein MKIVILGAGALGAYFGSRWQEAGHEVVNLVRSGRAEQLTENGLTLHSEQGDYTAEDVIIAEDPEEIEDPDLVFLAVKGYHLEGTLHWLKQLVQKGAKVYPVLNGVEHLPILQKELGEEAVIGGLSYIMATLADKGHVVHTSSFHDLVFGPLHPSQQQICEELSLACNQSNLNGRLSPNILEDIWKKYMFITAFSGITTATDLPIGEVRTYPQTFLIARRMLEEMKDLAAAHQVHLTDEHVEKAFKQLQELGHEATSSMHQDRRKGLPLEAEHLHGGALRLGKEHNLHMPYIETIRAMIKPYEAYQH; from the coding sequence ATGAAAATCGTTATTTTAGGTGCAGGTGCATTAGGAGCATATTTTGGATCACGCTGGCAAGAAGCTGGTCATGAAGTAGTTAACCTGGTGAGATCTGGAAGAGCAGAACAATTAACGGAGAACGGTTTGACGTTACATAGTGAACAGGGAGATTATACGGCTGAGGACGTAATCATTGCTGAAGATCCGGAAGAAATTGAAGACCCTGACCTTGTTTTTCTTGCTGTAAAAGGCTATCACCTCGAAGGAACGTTACACTGGTTAAAACAGCTTGTACAAAAAGGAGCTAAGGTTTATCCTGTCCTGAACGGAGTAGAACACCTCCCTATTTTACAAAAGGAGCTCGGAGAAGAAGCTGTAATAGGCGGGCTTTCTTATATTATGGCTACCCTTGCTGACAAAGGCCATGTCGTACATACAAGTTCATTTCATGATCTTGTGTTTGGACCCCTACACCCTTCCCAGCAGCAAATTTGTGAAGAGTTGTCCTTAGCCTGTAATCAGTCCAACCTTAATGGGAGATTAAGTCCAAATATCTTAGAAGACATTTGGAAAAAGTATATGTTTATCACTGCCTTCTCAGGGATAACTACAGCTACCGACCTTCCAATCGGAGAGGTGCGCACCTACCCGCAAACCTTCCTGATTGCCAGAAGAATGCTCGAAGAAATGAAAGATCTGGCTGCGGCTCATCAAGTTCACTTAACAGACGAACATGTTGAAAAAGCCTTTAAGCAACTACAGGAGCTCGGGCATGAAGCCACTTCCTCTATGCACCAGGACCGCAGAAAAGGTTTACCACTCGAGGCTGAGCACCTGCATGGTGGTGCTTTACGACTCGGTAAAGAGCATAACCTTCATATGCCTTATATTGAAACGATCCGGGCGATGATCAAACCATACGAAGCTTATCAACATTAA
- a CDS encoding M15 family metallopeptidase, which yields MRGLFNRVVWTLFFGGVTVSLIFTLIELQERNSHIYQVKDAKTPSELHPAVEEGKKHLVNQAAEQGIDMIITDALRTKQEQEALYAQGRSTEGRIVTYASGGESYHNYGLAIDFALRLDNGEVIWDRSHDGNENGQSDWMEVVEIAKGLGFEWGGDWQSFKDYPHLQMDFGLSIHELQRGMRPKPKALAEE from the coding sequence GTGAGGGGACTATTTAATCGTGTTGTTTGGACCTTATTCTTTGGCGGGGTCACAGTTTCCCTTATATTTACGTTGATAGAATTACAAGAACGAAATTCACATATATATCAAGTGAAAGATGCGAAAACACCTTCGGAATTGCATCCAGCTGTGGAAGAAGGAAAGAAACATTTAGTGAATCAGGCAGCTGAACAGGGGATTGATATGATCATTACAGACGCGCTTAGGACGAAACAAGAGCAAGAAGCGCTATATGCCCAGGGGCGTTCGACTGAGGGAAGGATTGTAACTTATGCCTCGGGTGGTGAATCCTATCATAACTATGGATTAGCCATTGATTTTGCATTGCGTTTGGACAATGGGGAGGTCATTTGGGATCGAAGCCACGATGGGAATGAGAATGGGCAGTCCGACTGGATGGAAGTAGTGGAAATTGCTAAGGGATTAGGATTTGAATGGGGTGGAGACTGGCAGTCATTTAAGGATTATCCTCACCTGCAAATGGATTTTGGGCTGAGTATCCATGAATTGCAAAGAGGTATGCGCCCAAAACCTAAAGCCTTAGCAGAAGAGTGA